Proteins encoded by one window of Kribbella flavida DSM 17836:
- a CDS encoding helix-turn-helix domain-containing protein, which yields MITAPDLVVAVGPALFETVVTGRGDGEVRDVFLADPQEPATGQPGDLVLGLGLRNAEEAVELLERCAAGNASGVVLRTGLAQEPAVVATAERWLVTLIALQPSVSWAHVVWLLRGVIDRAAAPDSPVAGDAGVHQELFALADAAAAIVDAPVTIEDNQSRVLAYSSQQDLSDTDPTRVSTIVGRRVPAEVIAHFRARGIFRRLARSSEPFLVPDGPNGIRPRLVVPVRAGGEWLGSIWAVVDGPVSDAVTEELSNAASVLALHLLRLRAQADVARRSAIDRLRTVLRQFSPEAPVEVRLPPPPWRVVALSSPDAYDVPQQLDLWESTGRRHGWSEPLLADLDGTVLAVVSDGEQIPGSWRWLRKLVADQAKDSPGTAAAAGGRARYPADLPSSRAEAVELLGLVRRGLAPGPALRVEQAWHVLTVHRAVTSLDTTKLDGPLATLLRYDIENDTSFVDTLQAWLNHPGQPQQAAKELHLHTNTLRHRMKRIGEIARLDLSDPRERLALQLQIAAVRTEH from the coding sequence ATGATCACTGCGCCTGACCTAGTCGTCGCTGTCGGACCAGCCCTGTTCGAGACCGTTGTCACCGGCCGCGGCGACGGCGAGGTGCGTGACGTCTTCCTGGCTGATCCGCAGGAGCCTGCTACCGGCCAGCCGGGCGACCTCGTGCTAGGCCTGGGACTGCGCAACGCCGAAGAGGCGGTTGAGCTCCTGGAGCGCTGCGCCGCCGGCAACGCCTCAGGCGTCGTACTGCGAACCGGGCTGGCGCAGGAGCCGGCAGTGGTGGCTACAGCCGAGCGGTGGCTTGTCACGCTCATCGCGCTCCAGCCGAGCGTCAGCTGGGCCCACGTGGTGTGGCTGCTGCGCGGTGTCATCGACCGGGCCGCCGCGCCGGACTCCCCCGTCGCCGGGGACGCTGGAGTTCACCAGGAGCTCTTCGCCTTGGCCGACGCGGCCGCGGCGATCGTGGACGCGCCGGTGACCATCGAGGACAACCAGTCCCGGGTGCTGGCCTACTCCTCCCAGCAGGACCTGTCCGACACCGATCCGACCCGGGTTTCGACCATCGTCGGCCGCCGCGTCCCGGCCGAGGTCATCGCGCACTTCAGGGCCCGAGGGATCTTCCGGCGGCTGGCCCGGTCGAGCGAGCCGTTCCTGGTTCCGGACGGGCCGAACGGCATCCGTCCGCGCCTCGTCGTACCGGTGCGGGCGGGTGGTGAGTGGCTCGGCTCGATCTGGGCCGTGGTGGACGGGCCGGTGAGCGACGCGGTGACCGAAGAGCTCAGCAACGCCGCTTCGGTGCTCGCGCTGCACCTGCTGCGCCTCCGGGCGCAGGCCGACGTCGCGCGGCGCTCCGCGATCGACCGGCTCAGGACAGTACTGCGGCAGTTCTCCCCGGAAGCGCCGGTCGAGGTACGACTCCCTCCGCCACCGTGGCGGGTGGTCGCGCTCAGCTCCCCCGACGCGTACGACGTACCGCAGCAGCTGGACCTCTGGGAGTCGACTGGTCGCCGGCACGGCTGGAGCGAGCCGTTGCTGGCGGACCTGGACGGCACCGTGCTGGCCGTTGTCTCCGACGGCGAGCAGATCCCCGGTTCATGGCGCTGGCTGCGCAAGCTGGTGGCCGACCAGGCCAAGGACTCCCCCGGTACGGCGGCAGCCGCCGGCGGTCGCGCCCGCTACCCCGCCGATCTCCCCAGCTCTCGCGCCGAGGCGGTAGAACTCCTGGGCCTCGTACGCCGTGGGCTCGCTCCCGGTCCGGCGCTTCGCGTCGAGCAGGCCTGGCACGTGCTGACGGTGCACCGGGCGGTCACGTCCCTGGACACCACCAAGCTCGACGGTCCACTGGCCACGCTGCTGCGGTACGACATCGAGAACGACACCTCGTTCGTCGACACGCTGCAGGCCTGGCTCAACCATCCCGGACAGCCGCAGCAGGCGGCGAAGGAGCTGCACCTGCACACCAACACGCTGCGGCACCGGATGAAGCGCATCGGCGAGATCGCCCGGCTCGATCTCTCCGATCCGCGCGAACGGCTGGCACTGCAGCTGCAAATCGCGGCAGTGCGCACAGAACACTGA
- a CDS encoding NAD(P)/FAD-dependent oxidoreductase, translating into MVAAGSSAHTVPDRVAIVGAGMVGLATAWFLQERDIEVTVYDRDGVAAGASWGNAGWLTPGLATPLPEPAVLKYGVRAVLSPSSPVYVPPTASPRLLSFMTRFARNSTAGRWKTAMESLVPINRQALGAFDLLAKAGVEAETYEAKSFLAAYRTEAERSVLLEEIEHIHAAGQGIEFEAITGDDAREIEPSLSDEIGAAIRLHGQRFINPGEYVQLLADSIVARGGRILTGANVSDVVDEIRGVRIVTADGESTPYDAVVMATGAWLGDLARRFGVRTLVQAGRGYSFSVPIAHVPAGPVYFPAQRVACTPIGDRLRVAGMMEFRKPDAALDPRRIDAIVEAARPLLRDADLDARTFEWVGPRPCTPDGLPLIGATSSPRVFAAGGHGMWGITLGPVTGQLLAETITTGRRPSELAPFDPLR; encoded by the coding sequence ATGGTCGCAGCAGGTTCTTCCGCACACACCGTCCCCGACCGGGTCGCCATTGTCGGCGCGGGCATGGTCGGCCTCGCCACCGCCTGGTTCCTCCAGGAGCGGGACATCGAGGTCACCGTGTACGACCGCGACGGCGTCGCCGCGGGCGCCTCCTGGGGCAACGCCGGCTGGCTCACCCCCGGCCTGGCCACTCCGCTGCCGGAACCGGCCGTGCTGAAGTACGGCGTCCGTGCGGTGCTGAGCCCCTCCTCGCCGGTCTACGTGCCGCCGACCGCCAGCCCGCGCCTGCTGTCGTTCATGACCCGCTTCGCCCGCAACAGCACCGCCGGCCGCTGGAAGACCGCGATGGAGTCGCTGGTCCCGATCAACCGGCAGGCGCTCGGCGCTTTCGACCTGCTGGCCAAGGCCGGCGTCGAGGCCGAGACGTACGAGGCGAAGTCCTTCCTGGCCGCCTACCGGACCGAGGCCGAGCGGTCGGTGCTGCTGGAGGAGATCGAGCACATCCACGCCGCCGGCCAGGGCATCGAGTTCGAGGCGATCACCGGGGACGACGCCCGGGAGATCGAGCCGTCGCTGTCCGACGAGATCGGCGCCGCGATCCGGCTGCACGGCCAGCGGTTCATCAACCCCGGCGAGTACGTCCAGCTGCTCGCCGACTCCATCGTCGCCCGCGGCGGCCGGATCCTGACCGGCGCGAACGTCTCCGACGTGGTCGACGAGATCCGCGGCGTCCGGATCGTCACCGCCGACGGCGAGAGCACGCCGTACGACGCGGTCGTGATGGCGACCGGCGCCTGGCTGGGCGACCTGGCCCGCCGGTTCGGCGTTCGGACCCTGGTGCAGGCCGGCCGCGGCTACTCCTTCAGCGTGCCGATCGCGCACGTTCCGGCCGGCCCGGTGTACTTCCCGGCGCAGCGCGTCGCCTGCACGCCGATCGGCGACCGGCTCCGGGTGGCCGGGATGATGGAGTTCCGCAAGCCCGACGCCGCCCTCGACCCGCGCCGGATCGACGCCATCGTCGAGGCCGCCCGCCCGCTGCTGCGCGACGCCGACCTCGACGCCCGCACGTTCGAGTGGGTCGGCCCGCGCCCGTGCACCCCCGACGGCCTGCCGCTGATCGGCGCCACCTCGTCCCCGCGCGTCTTCGCCGCCGGCGGCCACGGCATGTGGGGCATCACGCTCGGCCCGGTCACCGGCCAGCTGCTCGCCGAAACCATCACCACCGGCCGCCGCCCGTCCGAACTGGCCCCCTTCGACCCCCTCCGCTGA
- the trxA gene encoding thioredoxin → MATVELSQQNFDEVVGSDGLVLVDFWAEWCGPCKMFGPVFEKSSETHSDITFGKVDTEAQVELAQAFQIRSIPTLMAVRDGVVLYSQPGALPAAALEDLISQLRAVDMEEVRAQIAAHEAEHGTEPHTH, encoded by the coding sequence GTGGCAACGGTCGAGCTGTCCCAGCAGAACTTCGACGAGGTCGTCGGTTCCGACGGGCTCGTCCTGGTGGACTTCTGGGCTGAGTGGTGTGGTCCGTGCAAGATGTTCGGGCCGGTGTTCGAGAAGTCGTCCGAGACGCACAGCGACATCACCTTCGGCAAGGTGGACACTGAGGCGCAGGTCGAGCTGGCGCAGGCGTTCCAGATCCGGTCGATCCCGACGCTGATGGCGGTGCGGGACGGTGTGGTGCTGTACTCCCAGCCGGGTGCGCTGCCGGCGGCCGCGCTGGAGGATCTGATCAGCCAGCTGCGGGCGGTGGACATGGAAGAGGTGCGTGCGCAGATCGCGGCGCACGAGGCCGAGCACGGGACTGAGCCGCACACGCACTGA
- a CDS encoding aldo/keto reductase: METRRLGRLEHQSSVLIYGAAALGAVDQDRADASIQEALDAGINHFDVAADYGDAERRLGPRMGEIRDRIFLATKTGRRTYHEAWSEINRSLELLQTDRIDLIQMHAVCDLENLDLVTGKGGSLEAAIRAKEEGMVGAIGITGHTAAAPSVHREGLRRFDFDSVLTPLNYRLASDPQYADDYAALVEVVKASDAALMTIKMIARRNWQEGEQKNYDTWYQPFDEQRYITAATAWLLNGHPEITGLATAGETRLLQQMIVAERERAELTPEAAAAILDEVHDYTSPFVDMPF; the protein is encoded by the coding sequence ATGGAGACTCGACGGCTGGGACGGCTTGAGCACCAGAGCTCGGTCCTGATCTACGGCGCGGCCGCGCTGGGAGCGGTGGATCAGGACCGGGCCGACGCCTCGATCCAGGAGGCGCTCGACGCCGGCATCAACCACTTCGACGTCGCCGCCGACTACGGCGACGCGGAGCGGCGGCTGGGGCCGCGGATGGGCGAGATCAGGGACCGGATCTTCCTGGCGACCAAGACCGGACGGCGCACGTATCACGAAGCGTGGTCGGAGATCAATCGTTCGCTCGAACTTCTGCAAACCGACCGGATCGACCTGATCCAGATGCACGCTGTCTGCGATCTGGAGAATCTCGACCTGGTCACCGGCAAGGGCGGCTCGCTCGAGGCCGCGATCCGGGCGAAGGAGGAAGGCATGGTCGGTGCGATCGGCATCACCGGTCACACCGCCGCGGCGCCGTCGGTGCACCGGGAGGGGTTGCGGCGGTTCGACTTCGACTCGGTGCTGACGCCGCTGAACTACCGGCTCGCCTCCGACCCGCAGTACGCCGACGACTATGCCGCGCTGGTCGAGGTGGTGAAGGCGTCGGACGCGGCGCTGATGACGATCAAGATGATCGCCCGGCGGAACTGGCAAGAAGGCGAGCAGAAGAACTACGACACCTGGTACCAGCCGTTCGACGAGCAGCGCTACATCACCGCTGCCACCGCTTGGCTGCTGAACGGCCATCCGGAGATCACCGGTCTGGCGACGGCCGGCGAGACCCGGTTGCTGCAGCAGATGATCGTTGCCGAGCGCGAGCGGGCCGAGCTGACGCCGGAGGCGGCCGCGGCGATTCTCGACGAAGTGCACGACTACACCTCCCCGTTCGTGGACATGCCGTTCTGA
- a CDS encoding conjugal transfer protein: MEPSQTPWATEPESSFSTWARRFFRGLVVAVLLLAAISGVRSWIRPVNGPSTVVTNQSGYPTDEARAVATRYAVSYLNWDEGNPDARPAQVGIDLAAGLDARAGWNGRGKQTANAAYPGEVKVDPGGVAAVVDVRVQVRPFTKQGRGWVGGAYTWQRVSVPVARTSSRVVASGPPTFVADERVPLPDNMPEAGVPDDNLTAATLKDAEAFFSAFAESDAKVEAVTAPGAGIRSLNGAVKLADVKDWQVFTGNDDERRATAAVTWDGTGDTTLDQTYTLTLRRTVAADGAQRWQVAAVG; this comes from the coding sequence GTGGAGCCGAGTCAGACCCCGTGGGCCACCGAGCCAGAGTCGTCGTTCTCGACCTGGGCCCGGCGGTTCTTCCGCGGCCTCGTCGTCGCCGTTCTGCTGCTTGCGGCGATCAGCGGCGTCCGGTCCTGGATCCGGCCGGTCAACGGCCCGTCGACCGTCGTCACCAACCAGTCGGGCTACCCGACCGACGAAGCCCGCGCCGTCGCCACCCGGTACGCCGTCTCGTACCTGAACTGGGACGAGGGCAACCCGGACGCGCGTCCGGCCCAGGTCGGCATCGACCTCGCCGCCGGGCTCGACGCCCGGGCCGGCTGGAACGGGCGTGGCAAGCAAACCGCCAACGCGGCGTACCCGGGTGAGGTCAAGGTCGACCCGGGCGGTGTCGCGGCGGTCGTCGACGTCCGGGTGCAGGTCCGGCCGTTCACCAAGCAGGGCCGCGGCTGGGTCGGCGGCGCCTACACCTGGCAGCGCGTCTCGGTGCCGGTCGCCCGGACGTCCTCGCGGGTCGTCGCCAGCGGCCCGCCGACGTTCGTCGCGGACGAGCGGGTGCCGCTGCCGGACAACATGCCCGAGGCCGGCGTACCGGACGACAACCTGACCGCGGCCACCCTGAAGGACGCCGAGGCGTTCTTCAGCGCGTTCGCGGAGTCCGATGCGAAGGTCGAGGCGGTGACCGCACCGGGCGCGGGGATCCGCAGCCTGAACGGGGCCGTCAAGCTCGCGGACGTGAAGGACTGGCAGGTTTTCACCGGAAACGATGACGAGCGCCGGGCCACCGCCGCCGTCACCTGGGACGGGACGGGGGACACCACCCTCGACCAGACCTACACGCTCACCTTGCGGCGGACCGTCGCCGCGGACGGAGCACAACGATGGCAAGTGGCTGCCGTCGGATGA
- a CDS encoding ATP-binding protein, with amino-acid sequence MKIADKLLNLVGVGRERGLPPPRLVAIADGLLVTERSAEAWFLISVANTDLATEAEQDAALDAAVSAAATILGDRLSHLKVVWGRSTGQDYLDSIAGHYRLGDHEAWAQTRADRIDEMRMPERYVALGVHLSDRDPRATAQVRGSISDALGTTSWRVSARELAHLDERVRKLARQLGSTVWRAHTAPAEVISWLISREMHRGAVAAPRRGLITGASLARLTAGRVVPYTDHLRIYDTRGQIAAYTTVLAMTDFPEELETPGPGEWLRTLSEIKAIDDDGDEIDVTVEASVRFRVLTKKTARHLVDETRKSAKEQRRSAAKGTAEETADEIVETERVMREVKRDINRSGLTLVEDHPRLLVSADTREDLETYVDAVIAHYADRGITVAAGADEQRDLWLESLPGDQLRVPDLGHVRESTAFFGSWFWGGASIGDATGPAIGYLTGSTPGLVRFDAAAGSALGDATTTLFLGRSGRGKTTAAMLGGLDSAFAGAWVPLLDLKGDAGGVSAVAAEYGVPTAVIEITAQFSGAADLLRVLPMDDALLQAPSQLMLLLPPHLRGAAEAPVVAATRAEIQSPDPSSWGVIQRLCASESETTRTVGFALRDLVETGLGSVVAGPPSGLSSLTTNPGLWVVQMPGLTLPSPESAPESWSPIERVGMACLRGCLAWMVRTTGRREFRGRSKVVIVPEVHLLTKTPDGASFLDYIARVGRALGASLVLDTQDPASILKLPGLVEQITTLFAFSLRSREQVDSLLELLGRPQTPPYQTLVRGINTAGNGKSIRHGHCIMRDRWDEVATVQIDIPSQRVADLLRTTPESDRDLEPTQPIIAPYEEPDPFADDEEDLLPEPASTAHAQAEAHTQVDPPVHPEDPTLLPQDEPTPAYTNGATPAASPATHSNGATPAPAVPQLTGATQAQSFPGAQPSSATRMPHPGDGTQVPPAPHPNGAASATPHTPANGSTPAPHPAAPSQATPPVAQQSGTAPAPAAPNGNGHTPHPSRHEAPIGPDEVYDQEADDPGYNKAMYNPTPPETSPSPGKKEHVG; translated from the coding sequence ATGAAGATCGCTGACAAGCTCCTGAACCTGGTCGGGGTCGGCCGCGAACGCGGACTGCCGCCGCCGCGCCTGGTCGCCATCGCCGACGGCCTGCTGGTCACCGAGCGCAGCGCCGAGGCGTGGTTCCTGATCTCGGTCGCGAACACCGACCTGGCCACCGAGGCCGAGCAGGACGCCGCTCTCGACGCCGCGGTCAGCGCGGCCGCGACGATCCTCGGCGACCGGCTCAGCCACCTCAAGGTGGTCTGGGGCCGCTCCACCGGCCAGGACTACCTGGACAGCATCGCCGGCCACTACCGCCTCGGCGACCACGAGGCCTGGGCGCAGACCCGCGCGGACCGGATCGACGAGATGCGCATGCCGGAGCGGTACGTCGCGCTCGGTGTCCACCTGAGTGACCGGGATCCGCGCGCCACCGCGCAGGTCCGCGGTTCGATCAGCGACGCCCTCGGTACGACGTCCTGGCGGGTCAGCGCCCGCGAGCTCGCGCACCTCGATGAGCGGGTCCGCAAGCTCGCCCGTCAGCTCGGTTCGACGGTCTGGCGCGCGCACACCGCGCCGGCCGAGGTGATCTCCTGGCTGATCAGCCGTGAGATGCACCGCGGCGCCGTCGCGGCTCCCCGCCGGGGTCTGATCACCGGCGCCTCGCTGGCCCGCCTCACGGCCGGACGAGTCGTGCCGTACACCGACCACCTGCGCATCTACGACACCCGCGGCCAGATCGCGGCGTACACGACCGTGCTGGCGATGACCGACTTCCCGGAGGAGCTCGAAACCCCGGGCCCGGGGGAGTGGCTGCGCACACTGTCCGAGATCAAGGCGATCGACGACGACGGCGACGAGATCGACGTCACCGTCGAGGCGTCGGTCCGGTTCCGGGTGCTGACCAAGAAGACCGCGCGGCACCTGGTCGACGAGACCCGTAAGAGCGCCAAGGAGCAGCGCCGCTCGGCCGCCAAGGGCACCGCCGAGGAGACCGCCGACGAGATCGTCGAGACCGAGCGGGTGATGCGCGAGGTCAAGCGCGATATCAACCGCAGCGGCCTGACCCTGGTCGAGGACCACCCCCGTCTGTTGGTCAGCGCGGACACCCGCGAGGACCTCGAGACGTACGTCGACGCGGTCATCGCGCACTACGCCGACCGCGGCATCACCGTGGCCGCCGGCGCCGACGAGCAGCGCGACCTGTGGCTGGAGTCGCTGCCCGGCGACCAGCTCCGGGTGCCCGACCTCGGCCATGTCCGTGAGTCGACCGCGTTCTTCGGTTCCTGGTTCTGGGGCGGCGCGTCGATCGGTGACGCGACCGGCCCTGCGATCGGCTACCTCACCGGCTCCACGCCCGGACTGGTCCGCTTCGACGCGGCCGCCGGTTCGGCGCTCGGTGACGCGACCACGACGTTGTTCCTCGGCCGATCCGGTCGAGGCAAGACGACGGCCGCGATGCTCGGGGGCCTCGACTCCGCGTTCGCCGGGGCCTGGGTGCCGCTGCTCGACCTGAAGGGCGACGCGGGCGGCGTCTCGGCCGTCGCCGCGGAGTACGGCGTACCGACGGCTGTCATCGAGATCACCGCCCAGTTCTCCGGTGCTGCGGACCTGCTTCGCGTGCTGCCGATGGACGACGCGTTGCTGCAAGCCCCGTCGCAGCTGATGCTTCTGCTACCTCCACATCTGCGCGGCGCGGCCGAAGCTCCCGTTGTCGCCGCGACGCGCGCCGAGATCCAGTCGCCCGATCCATCGTCGTGGGGCGTCATCCAACGGCTCTGCGCCTCCGAGTCGGAGACCACCAGGACCGTCGGCTTCGCCTTGCGCGACCTCGTCGAGACCGGCCTGGGTTCGGTCGTCGCCGGCCCTCCTTCGGGTCTCTCCTCGCTGACCACGAACCCGGGCCTTTGGGTCGTCCAGATGCCAGGCCTCACCCTGCCCTCGCCGGAGTCCGCGCCCGAGTCGTGGTCCCCGATCGAGCGCGTCGGCATGGCCTGCCTGCGCGGCTGCCTGGCCTGGATGGTCCGGACGACCGGTCGCCGGGAGTTCCGCGGCCGCTCCAAGGTCGTCATCGTGCCCGAGGTCCACCTGCTCACCAAGACTCCGGACGGTGCCAGCTTCCTGGACTACATCGCCCGTGTCGGCCGTGCCCTCGGCGCCTCGCTGGTGCTGGACACGCAGGACCCGGCGTCGATCCTGAAGCTGCCCGGTCTGGTCGAGCAGATCACCACCCTGTTCGCCTTTTCGCTGCGTTCCCGCGAGCAGGTCGACTCCCTGCTCGAGCTCCTCGGCCGGCCGCAGACCCCGCCGTACCAGACGCTTGTCCGCGGCATCAACACCGCTGGCAACGGCAAGAGCATCCGGCACGGTCACTGCATCATGCGCGACCGTTGGGACGAGGTCGCCACCGTCCAGATCGACATCCCGAGCCAGCGCGTCGCCGACCTCCTGCGCACCACCCCGGAGTCCGACCGCGACCTCGAACCGACCCAGCCGATCATCGCGCCGTACGAAGAGCCGGACCCGTTCGCCGACGACGAGGAAGACCTCCTGCCCGAGCCGGCCTCCACGGCCCACGCCCAGGCCGAGGCGCACACCCAGGTCGACCCGCCTGTCCACCCGGAGGACCCAACCCTTCTCCCGCAGGACGAGCCGACCCCTGCCTACACCAACGGCGCCACCCCCGCGGCCAGTCCGGCAACGCACTCCAACGGCGCCACCCCGGCGCCTGCTGTCCCTCAACTGACCGGCGCCACCCAGGCCCAGTCATTCCCGGGCGCCCAACCCAGCAGCGCAACCCGGATGCCGCACCCAGGAGACGGGACGCAGGTACCTCCAGCCCCTCACCCCAACGGCGCCGCCTCCGCCACCCCCCACACCCCTGCCAACGGCAGCACCCCCGCACCCCACCCCGCCGCCCCCTCCCAAGCCACCCCTCCGGTAGCCCAGCAAAGCGGCACCGCCCCAGCCCCCGCCGCCCCCAACGGCAACGGCCACACCCCCCACCCCTCCCGCCACGAAGCCCCCATCGGCCCCGACGAGGTCTACGACCAAGAGGCCGACGACCCCGGCTACAACAAGGCCATGTACAACCCGACCCCACCCGAAACGAGCCCCAGTCCCGGCAAGAAGGAGCACGTCGGATGA